The nucleotide window CCAGGACCCCCAAGCACTGCCCAGCCCAGGCCTTACCCACTTGTGGGTCTGCGAGGTGTTTCTTGGGTCTCTGTTGCTTCAATCTCACTGCTCCTGTATGTGAAAATGGAAACTGGTCTAcctaaggcaggggtcgggaacccatggctcgcgagccagatatggctcttttgagggctgcatctggctcgcagacaagtgtctccacactttccagtccccgctgacccagctgctccccggtcctcctccgcctgggcggaacgtggcagaatagctggagtcggcggcaccggcatgctctcttcttcccgcccccccccccccctgcggcccggaagaggaagtggagagcatcgggtgcgtgcgcggcaagaagaggccacgctaatgTGGTCTgcgtcggtccgacgaaaagaagactgcagcgcagctcggaggaaaatgaagagcttcaaccgcggccgatgggactcctcctccgcgagggctgaaaatgaaggaggttagcattgggaggaggctgctgctgccgcgagttcccggggtgggggagagagagtgaatgagtgagcaagcatgtgtgtttgagatcctgtgtgtgtgagtgagagattgcatgtatgtgaatgattgagagcctgtatatgtgaaagagagagcatgtgattgaaagcctgcctgtgagagagagagcatgaatgtaagtttaccattgggaacctgtatgtgtaagtttgtgattgaaaacctgtttgtgtgaaagagtatgtgtgtatgattgagatcctttgtgtgtgagagaaatcatgtgtatgtatgtctgattaagagcctgtgtgtataagtaagagagagatcatgtgtgtctgtgtgtgattgagagctggtttaggtgatggagcatgtgagatggttttcaggggtgatgagtcagacaaactgaacgaaatcactgtgaacctggaagatgtagtaggccagattgacaaactaaagagtagcaaatcacctggaccggatggtatgcatcctagggtcctgaaggaactcaaaaatgaaatttctgatctattagttaaaatttgtaacctatcattaaaatcatccattgtacctgaagactggagggtggccaatgtaaccccaatatttaaaaaaggctccaggggtgatccaggtaactatagaccagtgagcctgacttcagtgccgggaaaaatagtggaaactattctcaagaacaaaattgtaaagcatatagaaagacatgatttaatggaacatagtcaacatggatttacccaagggaagtcttgcctaacaaatctgcttcattttttttgaaggggttaataaacatgtggataaaggtgaaccggtagatgtagtgtatttggattttcagaaggcgtttgacaaagtccctcatgagaggcttctacgaaaactaaaaagtcatgggatcggAGGTGATGTcccttcgtggattacaagctggttaaaagacaggaaacagagagtaggattaaatggtcaattttctcagtggaaaagggtaaacagtggagtgcctcagggatctgtacttggaccggtgcttttcaatatatatataaatgatctggaaaggaatatgacgagtgaggttatcaaatttgcagatgatacaaaattattcagagtagttaaatcacaagcagactgtgatacattgcaggaggaccttgcaagacttgaagattgggcatccaaatggcagatgaaatttaatgtggacaagtgcaaggtgttgcatatagggaaaaataaccgttgctgtagttacacgatgttaggttccatattaggagctaccacccaggaaaaagatttaggcatcatagtggatcatactttaaaatcgtcagctcagtgtgctgcagcagtcaaaaaagcaaatagaatgttaggaattattaggaagggaatggttaatagaacggaaaatgtcataatgcctctatatcgctccacggtgagaccacaccgtgaatactgtgtacaattctggtcgccgcatctcaaaaaagatatagttgcgatggagaaggtacagagaagggcaaccaaaatgataaaggggatggaacagcttccctatgaggaaaggctgaagagattagggctgtttagcttggagaagagacggctgaggggggatatgatagaggtctttaagatcatgagaggtcttgaacgagtatatgtgactcggttattttcactttcgaataatagaaggactagggggcattccatgaagttagcaagtagcacatttaagactaatcggagaaaattctttttcactcaacgcacaataaagctctggaatttgttgccagaggatgtggttagtgcagttagtgtagctgggttcaaaaaaggtttggataagttcttggaggagaagtccattaatggctattaatcaattttacttagggaatagccactgctattaattgcatcagtagcatgggatcttcttagtgtttgggtaattgccaggttcttgtggcctggttttggcctctgttggaaacaggatgctgggcttgatggacccttggtctgacccagcatggcaatttcttatgttcttatgagtatgtgattgagagcctgtgtttaaatgagagagagagagaccatgtgtgtctgtgtgtgattgagagctgatttaggtgagggagtatgtgattgagagcctgtgtgtaaatgagagaaagagaggacatgtttgtaagcatgtgaatgagagtctgcgtgtgagagaaaaagacagcatgtatttatgtgattgaaagcctgtgtgtgtgtgtaagcgtgaaaagatagacagcatgtgtgtaaatgtgtaattaagagcctatataagtgagagagaaaaaacatgtgtatatgtgagtactgagagcatgtgtgtataggtgtgtcattgagagccagtgtgagagagagcgctggtatgtgactgagagaggagaaagttccaagtaaaccaccccgcctcctgctaattcagaacaatctcaggacacctggatatcaaatgttcccaggtatgcagagcaaaataatttttgtatccttattatttttccttACTGGGTCTAATgtataaactgttatatgtaaagcctgttgctaacttattgtttacttactgaataacctgttatatgtaaagcctgttgctaagttattgttatctgtaaaccgaggtgatgtatttctatacgtaccgcggtatataaaaatctccaaataaataaataaataaatttgtgtctgctattttgaaatattttgttggtatctggaagtgttttatatgagtttttaattattgaatattccactcatcagctgtttcgaaatatgttctttttgttagtacagttttactgctgatgattttatatttcttgatttgttttataaggatgggtgatgtttcttttttcctttgttacactgcatacagagactggcttgttgcagtttccaattcagttttttctgcatgcttcttgttatgcgttttggtctctttattctaagttaggtgagggacagcacgtgattcaggtgaggttttctgctggcgtgtagtttctgtgtaggactctatagcagcctgacttggtccgttttcctaataggagatgtattggtgtcttaaggcctggtgtaatattttcagagacttattgtactttaaaagtgttgatcttacataaaatgcacacatttacttgtatttagttttaaacatattgtatggctctcatggaattacattttaaaatatgtggcgttcatggctctctcagccaaaaaggttcctgacccctcaCCTAAGGCATCCATACAACATACTGATGTGGGCCTCAGGTTGACCAGTGGCCATTTTGCATAACTAGAGCAGTGGATCTGGAATGGGATGGGAGAGGTCAGAGAAGGGTTCTGGATGATGTTGTACACTTTACAATATGAAGCCCATGGTTCGCAGCTGATGGAGAGCACATTTGCAAATGTGCACATACACTTCCCACTACTTTACTGACACAGACAGCACATTCTACTTACCTGCCTATATATGCAATTAGATCTAACcctaaaactgaaagaaaaacccCTACCGTGCATGCTGGAGCCCTCCTGTTACATCACATTTAGAGGTTtttgttttcagcttttattttatttttcatgggaatttGTTTATTACCAGAAGAATAAAAACCGATATTTTCCTGGAAAAGGACGAGTAATTTTTCTCCACTAATTTCTTTCGTTTGTGTTGTTCTGATAAATTCCTACGagcaatacaataaaaactgaaaacgaaggtcagTGATCACGTTCTACTCGAGTCGGCTCGGGCATGCACAGTAGTTTGTTTTCAATGTTAGGGCCAGCTCAAAAGTCCCATGAGGCTAGCAGTCCGTAAATCTACTTGCCAGAAAACTTTAGTGCATCATTGGTCTATAAAAGATAGATGCGGTGGAAAGGGCCCTAAAGCCCCATCGCTGTGCACGTCCTAGAGAAGAGACATAGTAAACATAGACGATGAGCATCAGTCAGCACCCACAGTCACAGCTGCTTGCCGAAATGTTGCCAACCACAAGGTGCCGGATGTGGCCGGGCGACGTCACGGCGCCTCACGTAGATGCTGCACGTTGCTGAGAGACGTCAAGGGCTCAAGTTACTGTGAATGCGGCGAGCTGATGAGGGGGAGCGCGTTGTCCGAGCAGGTAAACAACTAACTCGATTAttaggtagttttttttttttaatatcttcgCGTTATTCAAACACACTGAATAGTTCTGGACTGCGTATCACACAATGGAAGCGTCCTTCGGTTCTGAAGTGAAATACGGTGGTATCTGGTAGGCCGAGAACCGATTTCCCCACCTACCGTAGGGGGGTTTGTTGGTAGAGCCCGTGACGTAGGTGGCGCGGTGCTCTGGCTGGGGCTGTGATTGGTGGAGGTTGGCGTGCGCTTGCGgctggtggtggcggcggcggcggcggcgggatgTCTGTGGTGTTCGTGCCGGAGAGGCTGCGGGGAAAGGTGGAAATAAACCAGGACACCATCCAGCGGGTGAGCGGCGATGGGGTTCGTCTCGCTCCTGATCCCTTTAGCCCCCGCCGGCCGTGCAACTGAGCAGGTCCCGGGGATTGCTGCAGCCACGTGAGCAGGCCCGGGGACGGACGGGCTGTCCCTGAGGTTACTGACTTGTAGAGATCGGGGGCCGTTCTATTTCAAACGTAAATCTGTTCAGGCTATCAATGTATTAGACATAGCCGGGAACATtacaaaagcataaaaaataataaacatagtCGTTGCATATCATATAGCCACAATCAGAAAAAACAACGTAATTAAATATAATTGAATACActaaataaacaatataaaacgGCTAAAAATGGGATTCTCGTCTAATTATAGCGGAGCAGGGTAAGCTCGTTGCATGGACTGATAGGACGTGTGTATGAAAGTGGTACGTCTAGGTAATCATTTTAACGTGTTGCTGCTGATTTTTCAGTTGCTAGAAGAAAATGACCAACTGATTCGGTGCATTGTGGAGTACCAAAATAAAGGGCGTGCTACGGAGTGTGCCCAGTAAGTATTTCACAGCTCTTTTTCTTGGATCTTGTTATTCGTCTTTCCAAACCTGAGCTCAAGGACACACATATTGCAGGTATAGTAGGGACTTTAACAAAAGAGGATTATGCATCAGCCTCAGGAATAAGGATTTTATAACCATGATTTCATTGTTTAGTTGAGAAGCATTGAGCTTGGAAAAATGACCTGTATACATGATGGCTTTAGCAGTCACTCTTAGTTTCCACTATAAACATTTACAGGTCAGTGCGATAGGATGGCAtagaaaacatgcgtccaaactgggtgcatttttttttttttaacacgagCACATCCACTTCTGCTGGGTgctcaatgcaataggcaaatgaggtGTCAGGTGAAAGACacgcaatggataatttgtgtgtCCCTGGTG belongs to Rhinatrema bivittatum chromosome 7, aRhiBiv1.1, whole genome shotgun sequence and includes:
- the SS18L2 gene encoding SS18-like protein 2; translated protein: MSVVFVPERLRGKVEINQDTIQRLLEENDQLIRCIVEYQNKGRATECAQYQHILHRNLIYLATIADSSPVNVQRPHPAVD